A single genomic interval of Malania oleifera isolate guangnan ecotype guangnan chromosome 11, ASM2987363v1, whole genome shotgun sequence harbors:
- the LOC131168149 gene encoding RNA exonuclease 4, with protein MEYRIESSESLRKKCTACFRQFNKMEHLVDHMRTSYHSVHEPICGICKKHCRCFDSLREHLIGPLPKVECAKIFSIQGCNICLAVLDSPSAVLVHQRTCRLFRACIPNLSTYDDLKIDNGRTRGQQVVALACKLVGGGSDGSLDVCARVCIIDENENIIFHTYVKPHIKVTNYRYETTGIRPQVLKDGMPLRQVQWKLQDFLCNGEPMWKIQPRGGKARILVGHDLDRDLRSLGMEYPAVMIRDTAKYPPLMKTSKLTNSLKYLTQTYLGYDIQTGIQDPYEDCVATMRLYTRMRSQVHKMEDYPLATDSPNRNNFASWRQSELEKMTPDEMLEISRSDYYCWCLDCK; from the exons ATGGAATACAGGATTGAGTCTTCTGAGTCTCTAAG GAAAAAGTGCACAGCCTGCTTCAGGCAATTCAATAAAATGGAGCACCTTGTGGATCACATGAGAACATCATATCACTCGGTTCATGAGCCAATTTGTGGAATTTGCAAAAAACATTGCAGATGCTTTGACTCTCTAAGGGAACATCTCATAG GTCCATTGCCAAAAGTAGAGTGTGCAAAGATATTCAGCATCCAAGGATGCAATATCTGCTTAGCTGTTCTTGACAGCCCCAGCGCCGTATTAGTTCACCAACGAACATGCCGACTCTTCCGT GCCTGCATTCCCAACTTGAGCACATATGATGATTTGAAGATTGATAATGGAAGAACTAGAGGCCAACAAGTAGTTGCACTGGCTTGCAAATTGGTTGGTGGAGGTAGTGATGGCTCCCTAGATGTTTGTGCAAGGGTTTGCATCATTGATGAAAATGAAAACATTATCTTCCATACTTATGTTAAACCTCATATTAAAGTCACAAACTACAG GTATGAGACAACAGGCATAAGGCCGCAGGTCTTAAAAGATGGAATGCCACTTAGGCAAGTGCAGTGGAAACTTCAAGACTTCCTGTGCAATGGGGAACCCATGTGGAAGATTCAACCTAGAGGTGGAAAAGCAAGGATTCTTGTTGGTCATGATTTGGATCGTGATCTCCGCAGCTTGGGAATGGAGTATCCAGCAGTCATGATCAG GGACACAGCAAAATATCCACCATTGATGAAAACAAGCAAGCTTACCAACTCACTCAAGTACCTTACTCAAACATACCTCGG GTATGATATTCAAACAGGCATACAAGATCCTTATGAGGACTGTGTTGCAACTATGAGACTTTACACGAGAATGAGATCCCAAGTTCATAAGATGGAAGACTACCCACTTGCAACTGACTCACCAAACAGAAATAATTTTGCATCATGGAGGCAAAGTGAGCTCGAGAAGATGACCCCAGATGAAATGTTGGAGATTTCAAGGTCTGATTACTATTGCTGGTGCTTGGATTGCAAGTGA